In Caloranaerobacter sp. TR13, a single genomic region encodes these proteins:
- a CDS encoding ABC transporter ATP-binding protein, giving the protein MSVIEINNLTKYYGKSRGIIDVSFNVEEGEIFGFIGPNGAGKSTTIRTLLSLIYPTSGSAKIFGKDCIKYGPEIRKDIGYLPSEVFYYDNMKVIDLLNYSASFYNKDCSKRIKELSEIMDLDLTKKIEDLSFGNKKKVGIVQGLLHEPKLIILDEPTSGLDPLMQKKFFELILEENKKGATVLFSSHILSEVQRICTRVGIIKEGRMIKVEDIKTLKEHNYKKFKVEILNNIDKNYFNIDGVSDLKIEDNVISFLYRGDINRIIEKIYSIRITNLLVEEPSLEEIFMHYYEKED; this is encoded by the coding sequence GTTGAAGAAGGAGAAATTTTTGGTTTTATCGGACCTAATGGTGCTGGAAAGTCAACAACTATTAGAACACTGTTGTCATTGATTTATCCTACTAGTGGCAGTGCTAAAATATTTGGCAAAGATTGTATAAAATATGGACCTGAGATTAGGAAAGATATTGGGTATTTACCATCAGAAGTGTTTTATTATGATAACATGAAAGTAATTGATCTCTTGAACTATTCTGCTAGCTTTTATAATAAAGACTGTAGTAAAAGAATCAAAGAACTATCAGAAATCATGGATCTTGACCTTACAAAAAAGATTGAAGATTTGTCATTTGGTAATAAAAAGAAAGTTGGAATTGTTCAAGGGTTACTCCATGAGCCAAAACTTATAATTCTTGATGAACCAACAAGTGGGTTAGATCCACTTATGCAGAAGAAATTCTTTGAATTAATACTAGAAGAAAATAAAAAAGGTGCAACAGTTCTATTTTCTTCACATATTTTAAGTGAAGTTCAACGAATTTGCACACGTGTAGGTATAATCAAAGAAGGTAGAATGATAAAAGTTGAAGATATTAAGACATTGAAAGAACATAATTATAAGAAATTCAAAGTTGAAATATTAAATAATATAGATAAAAATTACTTCAATATAGATGGTGTAAGTGACTTAAAAATTGAAGATAATGTTATCAGTTTCTTGTATAGAGGAGATATCAATCGTATAATTGAAAAAATATATAGTATAAGAATTACAAATTTATTAGTTGAAGAACCTTCTTTAGAGGAAATATTTATGCATTATTATGAGAAGGAGGACTAA